The proteins below come from a single Gammaproteobacteria bacterium genomic window:
- a CDS encoding accessory factor UbiK family protein has protein sequence MPEKFTRSSLDDLARQLAQSLPQNLRALGDDLERNFRALLQSGLERMDLVTREEFDVQAAVLERTREKLEALEARLAELERELGGQKGPEPG, from the coding sequence ATGCCCGAGAAGTTCACTCGTTCCAGCCTAGACGATCTTGCCCGGCAGCTCGCGCAGTCGCTACCGCAGAATCTCCGCGCGCTCGGCGACGATCTCGAGCGCAATTTCCGCGCGTTGCTGCAATCCGGCCTCGAGCGGATGGATCTCGTCACGCGGGAAGAATTCGACGTGCAGGCCGCCGTGCTCGAGCGGACGCGGGAGAAGCTCGAAGCGCTCGAGGCGCGGCTCGCGGAGCTCGAGCGCGAGCTCGGCGGCCAGAAGGGGCCGGAGCCCGGCTGA
- a CDS encoding YifB family Mg chelatase-like AAA ATPase has protein sequence MAPRLGGAPPGPELGRAAREAGRAPLELGHSRRNLPRPAMSLSRLLSRGQSGLEAYEVTVEVHLARGLPAFAITGLPNAAVRESKDRVRAALDSCGVKLPDMRITTHLGPADVPKDGGRFDLPIALGLVAAAQPGSWSTSQIEFIGELALSGELRPVTGALPAVLAAKRAGRAIVLPAGNAVEAALVDDAEVYSAAHLQDVLAHLDGSRPLPRVRPQPLRTPADTGADLGDVRGQAVAKRALVIAAAGGHNVLLIGPPGSGKSMLAERFRGLLPPLTLDEMMLVATIASVAGDRAALENGLRAPFRAPHHTASASALVGGGSRPRPGEISLAHRGVLFLDELPEFSRNALEALREPLEAGVARISRVREQVTFPAEFQLVAAMNPCPCGHRGDGTDRCSCSASRLEQYRARVSGPLLDRFDMHVEVPRVPFSNVAGQAPKPETAEVLPRIAAARERQLRRAGRLNARLGDAAIWSEAALDGEAGRILQRSVDRWRLSMRSCVRVLRVARTIADLASADRVSAAHVAEALQLRCLDKIP, from the coding sequence GTGGCACCGAGGCTCGGCGGCGCGCCACCGGGGCCGGAGCTCGGCCGCGCGGCGCGCGAGGCCGGCAGGGCGCCGCTCGAGCTCGGCCACTCGCGCCGCAATCTGCCGCGTCCCGCCATGAGCCTCTCGCGGCTGCTGAGCCGCGGCCAGAGCGGGCTCGAAGCCTACGAGGTCACCGTAGAGGTCCACCTCGCGCGCGGCCTGCCGGCCTTCGCGATCACCGGCCTGCCGAACGCCGCCGTTCGGGAGAGCAAGGATCGCGTCCGTGCGGCGCTCGACTCGTGCGGCGTGAAGCTGCCGGACATGCGGATCACGACGCACCTCGGCCCGGCGGACGTGCCGAAGGACGGCGGCCGGTTCGACCTTCCGATCGCCCTCGGGCTCGTCGCGGCCGCGCAGCCGGGCTCATGGAGCACGTCGCAGATCGAGTTCATCGGCGAGCTCGCGCTCTCCGGTGAGCTTCGTCCGGTCACGGGCGCTCTCCCCGCGGTGCTCGCGGCGAAACGGGCCGGCCGTGCGATCGTGCTGCCGGCCGGCAACGCGGTCGAGGCGGCTCTGGTCGACGACGCCGAAGTCTATTCGGCGGCGCACCTTCAGGACGTGCTCGCGCATCTCGACGGCAGCCGGCCGCTCCCCCGGGTCCGGCCGCAGCCGCTCCGTACACCGGCGGACACCGGCGCGGATCTCGGCGACGTGCGCGGCCAGGCCGTCGCGAAGCGCGCACTCGTGATCGCGGCGGCTGGCGGCCACAACGTCCTGCTCATCGGCCCGCCGGGCAGCGGCAAGAGCATGCTCGCCGAGCGCTTTCGCGGCTTGCTGCCGCCGCTCACGCTCGACGAGATGATGCTCGTCGCGACGATCGCGTCGGTCGCCGGCGACCGTGCCGCGCTCGAGAACGGGCTGCGGGCGCCGTTTCGCGCGCCGCACCATACGGCCTCCGCGAGCGCCCTCGTCGGCGGCGGCAGCCGGCCGCGGCCGGGTGAGATCTCGCTCGCGCATCGCGGCGTGCTGTTTCTCGACGAGCTGCCGGAGTTCTCGCGGAACGCGCTCGAGGCGCTGCGCGAGCCGCTCGAGGCGGGCGTCGCACGGATCTCGCGCGTCCGCGAGCAGGTCACCTTCCCGGCCGAGTTTCAGCTCGTCGCCGCGATGAATCCTTGCCCGTGCGGACACCGCGGCGACGGGACCGACCGGTGCAGCTGCTCGGCGTCACGACTCGAGCAGTACCGCGCGCGCGTCTCGGGCCCGCTACTCGACCGATTCGACATGCACGTCGAAGTGCCGCGCGTGCCGTTCTCGAATGTCGCAGGGCAGGCCCCGAAGCCCGAGACCGCGGAGGTCCTGCCTCGGATCGCGGCGGCGCGCGAGCGCCAGCTCCGCAGGGCCGGACGGCTGAACGCCCGCCTCGGCGACGCCGCGATCTGGAGCGAGGCTGCTCTCGACGGCGAGGCCGGCCGAATCCTCCAGCGCTCGGTCGACCGCTGGCGGCTCAGCATGCGCAGCTGCGTGCGCGTGCTGCGGGTCGCGCGAACGATCGCGGACCTCGCGTCGGCCGATCGCGTGTCGGCCGCTCACGTTGCCGAGGCGCTGCAGCTCCGCTGCCTCGACAAGATCCCGTGA
- a CDS encoding c-type cytochrome: MRDQDQQFFDSFMLVIGILMGVAVGLFFLARAIAIDTQGQFVIEDPRVQAEILARIEPVGEVVLIGDEELEAARQAAAAAPAPVDMPLSGPQVFNEACYLCHAPPGNAGAPVVGDMEAWADRIAKGMDVLVDHALNGFQGESGFMPAKGGRLDLSDDEIRAAVEYMVEQAQGGEAAPAAQ, from the coding sequence TTGCGGGACCAGGACCAGCAATTCTTCGACAGCTTCATGCTCGTGATCGGGATCCTGATGGGCGTGGCCGTCGGGCTGTTCTTCCTGGCGCGCGCGATCGCGATCGACACGCAGGGCCAATTCGTCATCGAGGACCCGCGAGTGCAGGCCGAGATTCTCGCGCGCATCGAGCCGGTCGGCGAGGTCGTGCTGATCGGCGACGAGGAGCTCGAGGCGGCGCGCCAGGCGGCGGCCGCGGCGCCGGCCCCGGTCGACATGCCGCTTTCCGGCCCGCAGGTCTTCAACGAGGCCTGCTACCTCTGCCACGCGCCGCCCGGCAATGCCGGCGCCCCGGTCGTCGGCGACATGGAGGCGTGGGCGGACCGGATCGCGAAGGGCATGGACGTCCTCGTCGACCATGCGTTGAACGGCTTCCAGGGCGAGAGCGGATTCATGCCCGCGAAGGGCGGGCGGCTCGATCTGTCGGACGACGAGATCCGGGCCGCGGTCGAGTACATGGTCGAGCAGGCCCAAGGGGGCGAGGCCGCGCCGGCCGCGCAATAG
- a CDS encoding class I SAM-dependent methyltransferase has product MADVRTHYDRLLGPVYTWMAGGIESALRRGADELDALGAAPTVTGALAVDLGAGFGMHAIPLAERGFEVLAIDACAGLLDELRGRAGALPIRTVEDDLLSFEKHLARAPEIVLCMGDTLTHLADEPSVERLVAGVASVLAPGGRFVATLRDYSSPPTGERRFIPVRSDDRRILTCFLEPGATHVIVHDILHERVNGEWTMRVSSYPKLRLAPARLASVLEARGLRVDARTMPSGMIRVTAVRA; this is encoded by the coding sequence ATGGCCGACGTCCGGACTCACTACGACCGCCTCTTGGGCCCCGTCTACACCTGGATGGCGGGCGGCATCGAAAGCGCGCTCCGCCGCGGGGCGGACGAGCTCGACGCGCTCGGAGCGGCGCCGACCGTGACCGGCGCGCTCGCGGTGGATCTCGGCGCGGGTTTCGGGATGCACGCGATCCCGCTGGCCGAGCGCGGCTTCGAGGTGCTCGCGATCGACGCGTGCGCCGGCCTCCTCGACGAGCTCCGCGGTCGCGCAGGAGCGCTCCCGATCCGCACCGTCGAGGACGATCTGCTGTCGTTCGAGAAGCACTTGGCCCGAGCACCCGAGATCGTGCTCTGCATGGGCGACACGCTCACGCATCTTGCCGACGAGCCGTCCGTGGAGCGCCTCGTCGCCGGCGTCGCCTCGGTGCTCGCGCCGGGCGGGCGTTTCGTCGCGACCTTGCGCGATTACTCGTCGCCGCCGACCGGAGAGCGCCGCTTCATTCCGGTGCGCAGCGACGACCGGCGCATTCTTACCTGCTTCCTCGAGCCCGGCGCCACGCACGTGATCGTGCACGACATCCTGCACGAGCGGGTCAATGGGGAGTGGACGATGCGCGTCAGCAGCTACCCGAAGCTGCGCCTCGCGCCCGCCCGGCTCGCGAGCGTGCTCGAAGCGCGCGGCCTTCGCGTCGACGCGCGCACGATGCCGTCGGGGATGATTCGAGTGACCGCCGTCCGGGCCTGA